A part of Arachis hypogaea cultivar Tifrunner chromosome 12, arahy.Tifrunner.gnm2.J5K5, whole genome shotgun sequence genomic DNA contains:
- the LOC112727991 gene encoding rhodanese-like domain-containing protein 10, translating into MATHQLNHMFKTSMVKNHKKQQPRTPRFHVFNNATTSSTTTPMSARKLIESGTVKTIFPKDASIAMNSEGFLLLDVRPTWETEKARVVGSVHVPIFVEDTDNSPVTLLKKWVHFGYIGLWTGQYLTTLNPEFLGQVEVAIPDKGTKVLVACGEGLRSMAAASKLYNGGYKNLGWLAGGFSRSKDDDFPGIEGTEKLQYATVGGVSYYFLQLLILLQAVGK; encoded by the exons ATGGCAACTCATCAATTGAACCACATGTTCAAAACATCCATGGTGAAGAATCACAAGAAACAACAACCAAGAACACCAAGGTTCCATGTCTTCAACAATGCAACAACATCTTCAACCACAACTCCTATGAGTGCTAGGAAGCTCATAGAATCTGGCACCGTGAAAACTATATTTCCCAAAGATGCTTCAATTGCCATGAATTCTGAAGGGTTTCTTCTCCTTGATGTTAGGCCAACATGGGAGACAGAGAAGGCACGTGTTGTGGGGTCTGTGCACGTGCCAATCTTTGTTGAAGACACAGATAATAGCCCTGTAACATTACTTAAGAAATGGGTGCATTTTGGTTATATTGGATTATGGACTGGTCAATATCTAACTACATTGAACCCTGAGTTTCTTGGTCAAGTTGAAGTGGCTATTCCGGATAAGGGTACCAAGGTTCTTGTGGCTTGTGGAGAGGGATTAAG GTCAATGGCAGCAGCTTCAAAGTTATATAATGGAGGTTACAAAAATCTGGGATGGTTAGCCGGCGGCTTCAGCCGATCAAAGGACGACGACTTCCCTGGGATCGAAGGAACAGAGAAGTTGCAGTATGCTACAGTTGGAGGAGTCTCTTACTATTTTCTTCAGTTGCTTATACTTCTACAAGCAGTGGGTAAATGA